The proteins below come from a single Lactobacillus johnsonii genomic window:
- a CDS encoding Rpn family recombination-promoting nuclease/putative transposase, giving the protein MNEKEILQQVRITMDPVFKWVMEQKDNCLRFVQAALPELNIVEIKFQTQKKMHEYLNSKAIVTDILAKDNQGRIFDIEMQITVPNELGKRIRYYQDVLDVSYTPKGTNYKDLVETYIIFIFTEDPFGYGYKKYTSKGIAFNETKDLFLQNGTHLVMLNPKGIKGQVTPDMQQFFDLEQGIFSHKKGYAKQLQDSMVDFSRSPERMKQVMTFQDKLDDIAEATRNKTLKEESIKRLKDNISMLKKFGISAEQIRSEMLQEYSDVLTSEEIEKCLSVLENNDIKS; this is encoded by the coding sequence ATGAATGAAAAAGAAATTCTACAACAGGTAAGAATCACTATGGACCCAGTGTTTAAATGGGTGATGGAGCAGAAAGATAATTGTTTGAGGTTTGTACAAGCAGCTTTACCAGAATTAAATATTGTGGAGATCAAGTTTCAAACACAAAAAAAGATGCATGAATACTTAAATTCTAAAGCAATCGTCACAGATATTTTGGCAAAAGATAATCAAGGTAGAATTTTTGATATCGAAATGCAAATTACAGTTCCAAATGAACTAGGAAAAAGGATTAGATATTATCAAGATGTGCTTGATGTTTCTTATACACCTAAAGGTACTAATTATAAGGATCTAGTAGAAACCTATATTATCTTTATTTTTACTGAGGATCCATTTGGATATGGTTATAAAAAATATACTTCTAAGGGAATTGCATTTAATGAGACTAAAGATCTATTCTTGCAAAATGGTACCCACTTAGTTATGCTTAACCCAAAAGGAATAAAAGGCCAAGTAACACCAGATATGCAGCAATTTTTTGATTTGGAGCAAGGTATTTTTAGTCATAAAAAAGGCTATGCAAAACAATTGCAAGATTCGATGGTGGATTTTTCAAGAAGTCCAGAGAGGATGAAGCAAGTGATGACATTTCAAGACAAGCTCGATGATATAGCAGAAGCAACAAGAAACAAGACACTAAAAGAAGAAAGTATTAAAAGACTAAAGGACAATATTTCTATGCTAAAGAAGTTTGGAATTAGCGCAGAGCAGATTCGATCAGAAATGTTGCAAGAATATAGTGATGTACTGACTTCCGAAGAGATTGAAAAGTGTTTATCAGTTTTAGAAAATAATGATATAAAATCTTAA
- a CDS encoding aminoglycoside 3'-phosphotransferase: MKKTLITQIPEVLPTEIRNFISGSPIYNSSSSPEARVYFVDKDEGYYLKRARLGKLEKEAKMTQYFYSKGLSAEVLDYTANDYDWLLTRAVKGEDCVYSEYLANSERLCDAIACELRRLHETDYTDCPVMEKTSEYLATTEKNYQTGNYDKSAFPDSFGYRSAEEAHQVLEAGKDALQDKVLLHGDYCLPNIILDNWKFSGFIDVDCSGVGDRHIDLFWGIWTLWFNLKTNKYRDRFLDAYGRDKVDEALLDVIAAAEVFG, from the coding sequence ATGAAAAAAACTTTAATTACTCAGATTCCAGAAGTTTTACCAACCGAGATTAGAAATTTTATCTCTGGATCACCAATTTATAACAGTTCCTCTTCACCTGAAGCAAGGGTCTATTTTGTAGATAAAGATGAGGGCTATTATTTAAAAAGAGCTAGACTGGGAAAGTTAGAAAAAGAAGCTAAGATGACGCAGTACTTTTATTCAAAGGGACTTAGCGCAGAAGTATTAGATTATACTGCAAATGATTATGATTGGCTTTTAACAAGGGCAGTGAAGGGCGAAGACTGTGTTTATTCAGAATATCTCGCAAATTCGGAACGCTTATGTGATGCCATTGCTTGCGAATTAAGAAGACTGCATGAAACAGATTACACTGATTGTCCGGTTATGGAGAAAACTAGTGAGTATTTAGCAACTACCGAGAAAAACTACCAAACAGGAAATTATGATAAGTCGGCTTTTCCTGATAGTTTTGGTTACCGATCAGCAGAAGAGGCACATCAGGTTTTGGAAGCAGGAAAAGATGCTTTGCAGGACAAAGTTTTACTCCATGGGGATTATTGTTTACCAAATATTATTCTTGATAATTGGAAGTTCTCAGGATTCATTGATGTTGATTGCAGCGGAGTTGGCGATCGACATATTGATTTGTTTTGGGGCATTTGGACACTCTGGTTTAATTTGAAAACTAATAAGTATCGTGATCGCTTTCTTGATGCGTATGGAAGAGATAAGGTAGATGAGGCACTACTGGATGTGATTGCGGCAGCCGAAGTGTTTGGGTAA
- a CDS encoding serine hydrolase domain-containing protein produces MHHLKKFVLYTIMALCAFSLLLFVIPTDKMSPGSRNTPKELKSYMKSHHINGVMLVSGKDGKPVVVENNETTNKEKIVKANQLFPTASLQKIMTGTGIYQLQQKKQLNWNTSLAKYFPQVPGSSDITIRELMNHTSGLINNARPSAPLKNQQEQIAYMLDHMQYDHLHTWDYQDVDYELLAAIISRESNLTYNNYIQKQFAKPLHLNQIKDFSEVNKKEIPQPLNENVSWHTVTVTTSSDFGAGNLFISPNDYWKFVYNEVLKDPKMINQFSQQTKGQEVAYFGGVYFKGNIIRAEGSIPGYNSCFVADYKTKQMIMLFSNNIDYLTLKRTSDYILHHYYGEL; encoded by the coding sequence ATGCATCATCTAAAAAAATTTGTTCTATATACTATCATGGCGCTTTGTGCTTTTTCATTACTTTTATTTGTAATACCGACCGATAAGATGAGTCCAGGAAGTCGAAATACACCGAAAGAGCTTAAAAGCTACATGAAGTCTCATCATATTAATGGGGTAATGTTAGTCAGTGGCAAAGATGGAAAACCAGTTGTAGTGGAAAATAACGAAACTACTAATAAAGAAAAGATAGTGAAGGCTAATCAATTGTTTCCAACTGCTTCTTTACAAAAAATTATGACGGGGACTGGAATTTACCAACTTCAACAAAAAAAGCAACTCAATTGGAATACATCTTTAGCTAAATATTTCCCTCAAGTTCCAGGAAGCAGTGATATAACGATTCGGGAATTAATGAATCATACAAGTGGATTGATTAATAATGCTCGTCCATCTGCTCCGCTTAAAAACCAGCAAGAACAAATTGCGTATATGCTTGATCATATGCAATATGATCATCTTCATACTTGGGATTATCAGGATGTGGACTATGAATTATTAGCAGCAATTATTAGTCGAGAAAGTAATTTAACTTATAATAATTACATTCAAAAGCAATTTGCTAAGCCTCTTCATCTTAACCAGATAAAAGATTTTTCCGAAGTTAATAAAAAAGAAATTCCGCAACCATTAAACGAAAATGTTAGCTGGCATACAGTAACAGTGACTACATCTTCTGACTTTGGAGCAGGAAATTTATTTATATCTCCAAATGATTATTGGAAATTCGTTTATAACGAAGTTTTAAAAGACCCTAAGATGATTAACCAATTTTCTCAGCAAACTAAAGGTCAAGAGGTAGCTTACTTTGGCGGAGTATATTTTAAGGGAAATATAATTCGCGCAGAGGGGAGTATTCCGGGATATAATTCCTGCTTTGTGGCTGACTACAAAACTAAGCAAATGATAATGCTTTTCTCTAATAATATTGACTATCTAACTTTAAAGAGAACATCTGATTATATTTTGCATCATTATTATGGAGAGTTGTAA
- a CDS encoding Crp/Fnr family transcriptional regulator, with product MADLCVNLVPLFNALPQDEKMQIEKLVQHKNYQKGKVIINPTINDNLVIVADGNAKQYTLDEDGYENVLQILHTGDYIGENWLFGQKNINNYVEATEHSEICLLKRQDLLKLMHKQPELSIRLLELNIVKVSEMQKQIHLLALPKVEDRLLKYLQTYADEIGKNNFTLPLKMKDLALYLGTTPETLSRKFALLEKQGQLKRQLRRIELFEN from the coding sequence ATGGCTGATTTATGTGTTAACTTAGTACCACTATTTAATGCCTTACCTCAGGATGAGAAGATGCAAATCGAAAAATTAGTTCAGCATAAAAACTATCAAAAGGGTAAAGTGATAATTAATCCAACGATAAATGATAATTTAGTAATTGTCGCTGATGGTAACGCTAAGCAGTACACCTTAGATGAAGACGGCTATGAGAATGTTTTGCAAATCTTGCATACAGGTGATTATATTGGTGAGAATTGGCTTTTTGGTCAAAAAAATATCAATAATTACGTCGAGGCTACGGAACACAGTGAAATTTGTTTATTAAAACGGCAGGATCTACTGAAGCTGATGCATAAACAGCCAGAATTAAGTATTCGATTATTGGAACTAAATATTGTTAAAGTTTCGGAAATGCAAAAACAAATTCACTTGTTGGCTTTGCCGAAGGTTGAAGACCGGTTATTAAAGTATTTACAAACATATGCAGATGAAATTGGTAAAAATAATTTTACCTTACCCTTAAAAATGAAGGACTTAGCCTTATACCTTGGAACAACACCTGAGACCCTGTCTCGTAAATTTGCTTTATTAGAAAAGCAAGGTCAACTGAAACGTCAATTACGTCGAATTGAATTATTCGAAAATTAG
- a CDS encoding DNA-binding protein: protein MNAEEKYQAELKQSDLDHHQPTAAAMTGHIISNLLIHSLKINQANLFAKGSASLFLGEKAAGWIAYERQEFDQLNHLLVNNGESIPIITAQFKEYTMLEEDGSSKYLAGDKQLVALVKDFDTQTLFITKAIALANNESWLELSANLINLMAWIKEQIRVTQDFLGHELKEGLYVEDDDDDF, encoded by the coding sequence ATGAATGCAGAAGAAAAATACCAGGCGGAATTGAAGCAAAGCGACCTTGATCACCATCAGCCAACTGCAGCTGCTATGACTGGTCACATTATTTCTAACTTGTTAATCCATTCTTTAAAGATTAACCAAGCTAACTTATTTGCTAAAGGATCTGCTAGTCTTTTTTTAGGCGAAAAAGCTGCTGGTTGGATTGCTTATGAACGTCAGGAATTTGACCAATTGAATCACTTATTGGTTAATAATGGTGAAAGTATTCCAATAATTACAGCTCAATTTAAGGAATATACTATGCTAGAAGAAGATGGCAGTAGTAAATATTTAGCAGGTGATAAGCAATTGGTTGCCTTGGTAAAAGATTTTGATACGCAAACGCTCTTCATTACTAAGGCAATTGCTTTAGCTAACAATGAAAGTTGGCTAGAATTATCTGCTAATTTAATTAATTTAATGGCTTGGATTAAGGAGCAAATTCGGGTAACTCAAGACTTCTTAGGTCATGAACTAAAAGAAGGATTGTATGTCGAAGACGACGATGATGACTTTTAA
- a CDS encoding heavy-metal-associated domain-containing protein translates to MEKVMMKLSGMTCPSCLSKIERAVGSLDGTDQIKVLFNAGKLKFTLDPDKTKTVDVKTAIEKMGYEVQGIKEKELN, encoded by the coding sequence ATGGAAAAAGTAATGATGAAATTATCTGGCATGACCTGTCCTTCATGCTTAAGCAAAATTGAAAGGGCGGTTGGTAGTTTGGATGGAACCGACCAAATAAAAGTTTTATTCAATGCAGGAAAGCTAAAATTTACGCTGGATCCTGATAAGACTAAAACTGTTGACGTCAAGACAGCTATTGAAAAAATGGGTTATGAAGTACAAGGAATTAAGGAAAAGGAGCTTAACTGA
- a CDS encoding heavy metal translocating P-type ATPase has protein sequence MIKLQQFFMRYKKQLLLVNTILLLLAEGSKWLLHMNLPYQALMLIVGIVGVLPIALTAISSLRVKLISIDVLVSLAVIGAFIIGKFNEAAIVTWLFMLGDVLEELTLKKTRSAVADLTKMAPQTALVVQDDGSTEKEDVDFIDPGEKILVKTGDQVPVDGKVISGSGYLNEASVNGESKLVNKKAGNEVYAGTILENGTLTVETTAVGEDTTFGKIIEMVEEAQDTKSHTEKLINRFSKYYTPAVLVIAIAVGLITKDLKLAITVMVLGCPGALVIGVPVSTVAGIGNGAKSGIMFKGSQVMDQTHRIDEIAFDKTGTLTVGHPEVSAIEVLNGSKDEIIKLAAQIERQSNHPLAQAIAKLNKQKPASIKVETVKGKGIIAILNNQKYYLGNQDLIVENTRINAKLDKTINHLSQLGNSIVAFANEDQSQLAVFGIKDQLRPEANAALTRLKELGVKKLVMLSGDNQETAERIAAKLSIDEVHGQMLPQDKAAFVKKERAKGHHIAFIGDGINDSPALANANVAIAVGSGTDVAIEVSDIVLVKNDLRKIAYALGLSKKTILNMNENIGMALLTVLLLFIGLFAGYVEMASGMFIHEFSILIVILNGMRLIKFQQKIDDHQVYNQQNKVALDM, from the coding sequence ATGATTAAGTTACAACAATTTTTTATGAGGTACAAAAAGCAGCTTTTGCTTGTTAATACTATTCTGCTGTTGCTTGCTGAAGGATCTAAATGGCTATTGCACATGAATTTACCATACCAGGCTTTGATGCTTATCGTGGGGATTGTCGGAGTACTTCCAATTGCTTTGACGGCTATTTCATCTTTAAGGGTTAAATTAATTTCTATTGATGTTTTAGTATCGCTGGCGGTAATCGGTGCCTTCATTATTGGTAAATTTAATGAAGCAGCCATTGTTACTTGGCTATTCATGTTAGGAGATGTACTGGAAGAATTAACCCTAAAGAAAACCCGGTCAGCCGTTGCTGATTTAACCAAAATGGCACCACAGACTGCGTTAGTTGTTCAAGATGATGGCTCAACTGAGAAAGAAGACGTCGATTTCATTGATCCTGGGGAGAAGATTTTAGTTAAAACTGGTGATCAGGTTCCAGTCGATGGCAAGGTTATTTCAGGTTCCGGTTATCTTAATGAAGCCAGTGTTAACGGTGAATCTAAATTAGTTAATAAAAAAGCCGGTAATGAAGTATATGCAGGAACTATCCTTGAAAACGGTACATTGACTGTCGAAACTACCGCAGTCGGTGAAGATACGACTTTCGGTAAAATTATTGAAATGGTTGAAGAAGCACAAGATACAAAGTCACATACAGAAAAGTTAATTAATCGGTTTTCCAAATATTACACTCCTGCCGTACTTGTAATTGCGATTGCTGTGGGCCTAATTACTAAAGATCTTAAGTTAGCTATTACGGTCATGGTGCTGGGCTGTCCAGGTGCTCTAGTTATTGGTGTACCAGTATCTACAGTTGCTGGTATCGGTAATGGTGCTAAAAGCGGCATTATGTTTAAAGGGTCGCAAGTAATGGATCAAACTCACCGGATTGATGAAATTGCTTTTGATAAAACCGGCACTTTGACTGTTGGACATCCAGAAGTTAGTGCAATTGAGGTATTAAATGGGTCCAAAGATGAAATTATTAAATTAGCTGCTCAAATTGAGCGTCAAAGTAACCATCCCTTAGCTCAGGCAATTGCCAAATTAAATAAACAAAAGCCAGCTTCAATTAAAGTGGAAACTGTTAAGGGTAAGGGAATCATCGCCATTTTAAATAATCAAAAATATTATTTAGGTAACCAAGACTTAATCGTTGAAAATACCCGTATTAATGCAAAATTGGATAAGACAATTAATCATTTGAGTCAATTAGGTAATTCAATTGTCGCTTTTGCTAATGAAGACCAAAGTCAATTAGCTGTTTTTGGCATTAAAGATCAATTGCGCCCAGAAGCTAATGCTGCTTTAACCCGCTTAAAAGAATTAGGAGTTAAAAAGTTAGTTATGCTTTCTGGAGACAATCAAGAAACTGCTGAACGAATTGCGGCGAAGTTGTCGATCGATGAAGTTCATGGTCAAATGTTGCCACAAGACAAGGCTGCTTTTGTTAAAAAAGAAAGAGCTAAGGGACACCATATTGCTTTTATTGGTGATGGGATCAATGATAGTCCGGCCTTAGCTAATGCTAATGTTGCAATTGCCGTTGGTAGTGGAACGGATGTTGCTATTGAAGTTTCAGACATAGTTTTAGTTAAAAATGACTTGCGGAAGATTGCTTATGCCCTTGGCTTATCCAAGAAGACAATTTTGAACATGAATGAAAATATCGGGATGGCTTTACTGACAGTCTTATTGTTGTTCATCGGTTTGTTTGCGGGTTATGTTGAAATGGCAAGTGGGATGTTTATTCATGAATTTAGTATCTTAATTGTTATCTTGAACGGAATGAGATTAATCAAATTTCAACAAAAAATTGATGATCATCAAGTTTATAATCAACAAAACAAAGTAGCATTAGATATGTAA
- the rlmD gene encoding 23S rRNA (uracil(1939)-C(5))-methyltransferase RlmD, with translation MQKNQIVDLEITDLSYEAMGVAHLDGMTVFVNNALPGEIVSAKLLKVKKNFAFAKIEKIKKESPDRINVKLRQWVQTGLASLAHIKYDKQLEFKRNQVVNLLHKADLDNVKVGQTMPSPEETGYRNKAQVPVREVNGKLDIGFFRKHSHDLVPLTSFFTTDPEIDRVLIKVRDILRKNHVPAYDEIHNKGEVRYLEVRRSKATGEIMVILVCLHKDFPQLKEVTKEISEIKGVTSVVLNHNPKKTNVILGKKDYLLWGEPQITDKIGDVSFKISPQSFFQINSLQTPRLYDLAIQKADLKPDDVVIDAYSGIGTIGLSVAKHVKAVRGMEVIEPAVEDANANAKLNGITNAEYVVGKAEEVMPRWAKEGLKTDVIFVDPPRKGLTPEFIDAAVETNPKKIVYISCNPATMVRDLQLFKEQGYDFDEIDPVDMFPQTPHVEAVAVLERTEK, from the coding sequence ATGCAAAAAAATCAAATAGTTGACTTAGAAATTACAGACTTGTCTTATGAAGCAATGGGGGTTGCTCATCTAGATGGAATGACGGTTTTTGTAAATAACGCTCTTCCAGGTGAGATTGTTTCTGCCAAACTTTTAAAAGTAAAGAAAAATTTTGCTTTTGCTAAAATTGAAAAAATTAAAAAAGAGAGTCCAGATCGGATTAACGTGAAACTTCGCCAATGGGTTCAAACGGGGCTAGCATCTCTTGCTCATATTAAATATGATAAACAGCTTGAATTTAAACGTAATCAAGTTGTTAATTTACTACATAAAGCAGATTTAGATAATGTTAAAGTAGGTCAAACGATGCCTAGTCCAGAAGAAACAGGTTATCGGAATAAGGCACAAGTGCCAGTACGTGAAGTTAATGGCAAGCTTGATATTGGATTTTTTAGAAAACATTCTCATGACTTGGTGCCGTTAACTAGCTTCTTTACTACGGATCCAGAGATTGACCGAGTTTTAATTAAGGTACGCGACATTTTGAGAAAGAATCATGTTCCTGCATATGATGAGATTCATAATAAGGGAGAAGTTCGCTATCTTGAAGTTCGCCGCTCTAAAGCAACGGGCGAAATTATGGTGATTTTAGTATGCTTACATAAAGATTTTCCACAATTAAAAGAAGTTACTAAAGAAATTAGTGAGATCAAGGGCGTAACTAGCGTAGTTTTGAACCATAATCCTAAAAAGACGAATGTGATCTTAGGTAAAAAAGATTACTTGCTTTGGGGAGAACCACAAATTACCGATAAAATTGGAGATGTTAGTTTCAAAATTTCTCCACAAAGTTTCTTTCAAATTAATTCTCTTCAAACTCCACGTTTGTATGATTTAGCTATTCAAAAAGCTGATCTTAAGCCGGATGATGTCGTAATCGATGCTTATTCTGGTATTGGTACCATTGGGCTTAGTGTGGCTAAGCACGTTAAGGCAGTGCGGGGGATGGAAGTCATTGAGCCCGCTGTTGAAGATGCTAATGCAAATGCTAAATTAAACGGCATCACTAATGCAGAATATGTTGTAGGTAAAGCAGAAGAAGTAATGCCGCGCTGGGCTAAAGAAGGCTTAAAGACTGACGTCATCTTTGTTGACCCACCTAGAAAAGGTTTAACTCCTGAATTTATTGACGCTGCTGTGGAAACAAATCCCAAGAAGATTGTTTATATTTCATGTAATCCAGCAACCATGGTGCGTGACTTGCAACTCTTCAAGGAACAAGGTTATGACTTTGATGAAATTGATCCAGTTGATATGTTCCCGCAAACTCCTCATGTTGAAGCTGTAGCAGTCCTTGAACGTACAGAAAAATAG
- a CDS encoding MFS transporter permease: protein MTNILKVEFLKTKHSVVRLLVWLLPVIAVLMMTAVFWDNQYLVQLMMGQWSYFWLNMSIGLLVGLSTYYQKQATKFREILTSPQDLLSYEIGRILHGIIQACIMSVIFIVLMICVRFIFSSTEEISLMICSIIGVLLASLWLVPFYSWLVRITNLYFALGIGFLGSILAMFLSHTTWSMWWPFDWGMLLNNLWIKGDFVFGSWSLVICGLILGIILSIFSAYSFKKQ from the coding sequence ATGACTAATATTTTAAAAGTTGAATTTTTAAAAACAAAACATAGTGTAGTTCGCTTATTAGTATGGCTACTACCAGTGATTGCTGTTTTGATGATGACTGCTGTTTTCTGGGATAACCAATATCTAGTTCAATTAATGATGGGCCAATGGAGTTACTTCTGGTTAAATATGTCAATTGGACTACTTGTTGGTCTTAGTACTTATTATCAAAAGCAAGCTACAAAATTTAGAGAAATACTGACATCTCCACAAGACTTATTGAGCTATGAAATTGGGAGAATTCTCCATGGAATTATTCAAGCATGTATCATGAGCGTGATTTTTATAGTTTTGATGATCTGCGTTCGTTTTATTTTTTCGAGTACCGAAGAAATAAGCTTAATGATTTGTTCAATAATTGGAGTTTTATTAGCATCTTTATGGCTGGTGCCATTTTATTCTTGGCTCGTACGAATTACTAATCTATATTTTGCATTAGGAATTGGTTTTTTAGGATCTATTTTAGCAATGTTTTTAAGTCATACAACTTGGAGCATGTGGTGGCCATTTGACTGGGGGATGCTCTTAAATAATCTGTGGATAAAAGGCGACTTTGTCTTTGGATCATGGAGCTTAGTAATTTGCGGCTTAATATTAGGAATTATCTTAAGTATTTTTAGTGCGTACTCTTTTAAAAAGCAATAA
- a CDS encoding ABC transporter ATP-binding protein: MNDILTTKELGKNFKHKRVLDQINLNVPTGKIYCIMGPNGAGKSTLLKIISGIEKPTEGVVTFKDKNWKREDLKVIGSLIEEPGLFDNLTVEENIKLKLKLHRIENKNQEQILNTLGFGDHNHEKVKGFSTGMRQRLGIALAFMGNPDLVILDEPTNGLDTFGIHELRELLMLEKKQGKTIIIASHMLSEIQKVADRIAILGDGKLLLEEDYEPETDLEELFISTLEKAGIKHD; this comes from the coding sequence ATGAATGATATTTTAACCACCAAAGAATTAGGAAAAAATTTTAAACATAAGCGTGTTCTAGATCAAATTAACCTTAATGTTCCGACTGGCAAAATCTACTGTATTATGGGACCAAATGGAGCAGGAAAATCGACACTATTAAAAATAATTAGTGGAATTGAAAAGCCAACTGAAGGAGTAGTTACTTTCAAAGATAAAAATTGGAAGAGAGAAGATTTAAAAGTAATTGGCTCCTTAATTGAAGAGCCTGGATTGTTTGATAACTTAACAGTTGAAGAAAACATCAAATTAAAACTAAAACTTCACCGTATTGAAAATAAAAATCAGGAACAAATATTAAATACATTAGGTTTTGGTGATCATAATCATGAAAAAGTCAAAGGCTTTTCTACAGGGATGAGACAGCGCTTAGGAATTGCCTTGGCTTTTATGGGAAATCCTGATTTAGTTATTTTGGATGAACCAACAAATGGTCTTGATACTTTTGGTATTCATGAGTTGCGTGAGCTTTTGATGCTAGAGAAAAAACAAGGAAAAACAATAATTATAGCTAGCCACATGCTTTCTGAAATTCAAAAGGTTGCAGATCGAATTGCTATTTTAGGTGATGGAAAATTGCTCCTAGAAGAAGATTATGAACCAGAAACAGATTTAGAAGAATTATTCATCTCAACTTTAGAAAAGGCAGGCATAAAGCATGACTAA